In Populus alba chromosome 1, ASM523922v2, whole genome shotgun sequence, a single window of DNA contains:
- the LOC118047129 gene encoding uncharacterized protein isoform X1 — MASPSWRYLVHAMVFGLIAINVAANIYDTEEPPRPPHDHEDPPLPYNHKNSPFLPSRFLNQGTPPPPLSSPPSNKKKTPPPPPKSPPPPRKAKSPPPPPRAKSPPPPRKSPPPPPRAKSPPPPRKSPKSPPPPPQAKSPPPPQKSPPLPSASPPTPSSAPILPPLPSNISPVTPSSKVPPIPSQSPSPASNLSPSPHTSPPSPPRISPIPSPSPSPTLNLSPSHPHTPSTSPPNVSPIPSLSPSPTPNLSPSHPHTPSTSPPKGSPSPSLNLSPSHPYTPPTSPPKISPFPSPSPSPYLSPLHPHTPLTSSPKVSPFPSLSPSSHPNLSPSPAYTSPKISPISPLSPSSNPNLSPSPPYISPKHPPNISPIPSLSPSPIPNLSPSHPYTPPTYPPKLSPIPPPPYTSPPPPPPILKSPPPPRFTLPPLFPFKSPPPPSPSPPPPILKSPPPPRFTLPPFFPFKSPPPPSPTPPPNVLKSPPPPRFTLPPFFPFKSPPPPPPTPPPNVLKSPPPPRFTLPPFFPFKSPPPPSPTLPPYVLKSPPPPRFTLPPLFPFKSPPPPRFTLPPFFPFKSPPPSRFTLPPFFFKSPPPPRFTLPPFFPFKSPPPPRFTLPPFFFKSPPPPRFTLPPFFPFKSPPPPRFTLPPFFFKSPPPPSSSSPPRTLKSPPPPWFFLPPFFFKSPPPLSPSPHSSNN; from the coding sequence ATGGCGTCACCATCTTGGCGTTATCTTGTGCATGCCATGGTTTTCGGTTTAATAGCAATTAACGTGGCGGCCAATATTTATGATACTGAGGAACCTCCTAGGCCACCTCATGATCACGAAGACCCACCATTACCATATAATCACAAAAACTCTCCATTTCTGCCATCAAGATTTCTTAATCAAGGAACACCGCCGCCGCCTCTATCATCACCACCTTCAAATAAGAAGAAAACGCCCCCACCACCTCCAAAATCTCCACCTCCGCCACGAAAAGCAAAATCTCCACCTCCGCCACCACGAGCAAAATCTCCACCTCCGCCACGAAAATCTCCACCTCCGCCACCACGAGCAAAATCTCCACCTCCGCCACGAAAATCTCCAAAATCTCCACCTCCGCCACCACAAGCAAAATCTCCACCTCCGCCACAAAAATCTCCACCATTGCCATCAGCTTCACCTCCGACCCCATCTTCAGCTCCCATTTTACCTCCATTACCTTCTAATATTTCTCCAGTTACACCCTCTTCAAAAGTTCCACCAATTCCATCCCAATCCCCATCCCCGGCTTCCAATTTATCTCCATCTCCTCATACTTCACCACCATCCCCTCCAAGAATTTCACCCATTCCATCACCATCCCCATCTCCAACTCttaatttatctccatcacatcCTCATACTCCTTCGACATCCCCGCCAAATGTTTCACCAATTCCATCACTATCCCCATCCCCAACccctaatttatctccatcacatcCTCATACTCCTTCGACATCCCCTCCAAAAGGTTCACCATCTCCATCCCttaatttatctccatcacatcCTTATACTCCCCCGACATCCCCTCCAAAGATTTCACCTTTTCCATCCCCATCCCCATCCCCTTATTTATCTCCATTACATCCTCATACTCCTTTGACATCCTCTCCAAAAGTTTCACCATTTCCGTCACTATCCCCATCCTCACATCCCAATCTGTCTCCATCACCTGCTTACACTTCTCCAAAAATCTCACCAATTTCACCACTTTCTCCATCCTCGAATCCCAATTTATCTCCATCACCTCCTTATATATCGCCAAAACACCCTCCAAATATTTCACCCATTCCATCACTATCCCCATCCCCAATTCCCaatttatctccatcacatcCTTATACTCCTCCGACATACCCTCCAAAACTTTCACCAATTCCACCACCTCCTTATACTTCTCCTCCACCCCCTCCACCTATCCTCAAATCTCCACCTCCTCCGAGGTTTACACTTCCCCCCTTATTTCCTTTTAAATCCCCGCCACCTCCATCTCCTTCTCCCCCTCCACCTATCCTCAAATCTCCACCTCCTCCGAGGTTTACACTTCCTCCTTTCTTTCCATTTAAATCCCCGCCACCTCCATCTCCTACTCCCCCTCCAAATGTCCTCAAATCTCCACCTCCTCCGAGGTTTACACTTCCTCCTTTCTTTCCATTTAAATCCCCGCCACCTCCACCTCCTACTCCCCCTCCAAATGTCCTCAAATCTCCACCTCCTCCGAGGTTTACACTTCCTCCTTTCTTTCCATTTAAATCCCCGCCACCTCCATCTCCTACTCTCCCTCCATATGTCCTAAAATCTCCACCTCCTCCGAGATTTACACTTCCTCCCTTGTTTCCCTTTAAATCCCCGCCACCTCCGAGGTTTACACTTCCTCCCTTCTTTCCCTTTAAATCCCCGCCACCTTCGAGGTTTACACTTCCTCCCTTCTTCTTTAAATCCCCGCCACCTCCGAGGTTTACACTTCCTCCCTTCTTTCCCTTTAAATCCCCGCCACCTCCGAGGTTTACACTTCCTCCCTTCTTCTTTAAATCCCCGCCACCTCCGAGGTTTACACTTCCTCCCTTCTTTCCCTTTAAATCCCCTCCACCTCCGAGGTTTACACTTCCTCCCTTCTTCTTTAAATCCCCGCCAcctccatcttcttcttcccctccaCGTACCCTGAAATCTCCACCTCCTCCATGGTTCTTTTTGCctccctttttctttaaatcccCGCCTCCTCTATCTCCATCACCTCATTCATCCAATAATTAA
- the LOC118047129 gene encoding uncharacterized protein isoform X3, with translation MASPSWRYLVHAMVFGLIAINVAANIYDTEEPPRPPHDHEDPPLPYNHKNSPFLPSRFLNQGTPPPPLSSPPSNKKKTPPPPPKSPPPPRKAKSPPPPPRAKSPPPPRKSPPPPPRAKSPPPPRKSPKSPPPPPQAKSPPPPQKSPPLPSASPPTPSSAPILPPLPSNISPVTPSSKVPPIPSQSPSPASNLSPSPHTSPPSPPRISPIPSPSPSPTLNLSPSHPHTPSTSPPNVSPIPSLSPSPTPNLSPSHPHTPSTSPPKGSPSPSLNLSPSHPYTPPTSPPKISPFPSPSPSPYLSPLHPHTPLTSSPKVSPFPSLSPSSHPNLSPSPAYTSPKISPISPLSPSSNPNLSPSPPYISPKHPPNISPIPSLSPSPIPNLSPSHPYTPPTYPPKLSPIPPPPYTSPPPPPPILKSPPPPRFTLPPLFPFKSPPPPSPSPPPPILKSPPPPRFTLPPFFPFKSPPPPSPTPPPNVLKSPPPPRFTLPPFFPFKSPPPPPPTPPPNVLKSPPPPRFTLPPFFPFKSPPPPSPTLPPYVLKSPPPPRFTLPPLFPFKSPPPPRFTLPPFFPFKSPPPSRFTLPPFFFKSPPPPRFTLPPFFPFKSPPPPRFTLPPFFFKSPPPPRFTLPPFFFKSPPPPSSSSPPRTLKSPPPPWFFLPPFFFKSPPPLSPSPHSSNN, from the exons ATGGCGTCACCATCTTGGCGTTATCTTGTGCATGCCATGGTTTTCGGTTTAATAGCAATTAACGTGGCGGCCAATATTTATGATACTGAGGAACCTCCTAGGCCACCTCATGATCACGAAGACCCACCATTACCATATAATCACAAAAACTCTCCATTTCTGCCATCAAGATTTCTTAATCAAGGAACACCGCCGCCGCCTCTATCATCACCACCTTCAAATAAGAAGAAAACGCCCCCACCACCTCCAAAATCTCCACCTCCGCCACGAAAAGCAAAATCTCCACCTCCGCCACCACGAGCAAAATCTCCACCTCCGCCACGAAAATCTCCACCTCCGCCACCACGAGCAAAATCTCCACCTCCGCCACGAAAATCTCCAAAATCTCCACCTCCGCCACCACAAGCAAAATCTCCACCTCCGCCACAAAAATCTCCACCATTGCCATCAGCTTCACCTCCGACCCCATCTTCAGCTCCCATTTTACCTCCATTACCTTCTAATATTTCTCCAGTTACACCCTCTTCAAAAGTTCCACCAATTCCATCCCAATCCCCATCCCCGGCTTCCAATTTATCTCCATCTCCTCATACTTCACCACCATCCCCTCCAAGAATTTCACCCATTCCATCACCATCCCCATCTCCAACTCttaatttatctccatcacatcCTCATACTCCTTCGACATCCCCGCCAAATGTTTCACCAATTCCATCACTATCCCCATCCCCAACccctaatttatctccatcacatcCTCATACTCCTTCGACATCCCCTCCAAAAGGTTCACCATCTCCATCCCttaatttatctccatcacatcCTTATACTCCCCCGACATCCCCTCCAAAGATTTCACCTTTTCCATCCCCATCCCCATCCCCTTATTTATCTCCATTACATCCTCATACTCCTTTGACATCCTCTCCAAAAGTTTCACCATTTCCGTCACTATCCCCATCCTCACATCCCAATCTGTCTCCATCACCTGCTTACACTTCTCCAAAAATCTCACCAATTTCACCACTTTCTCCATCCTCGAATCCCAATTTATCTCCATCACCTCCTTATATATCGCCAAAACACCCTCCAAATATTTCACCCATTCCATCACTATCCCCATCCCCAATTCCCaatttatctccatcacatcCTTATACTCCTCCGACATACCCTCCAAAACTTTCACCAATTCCACCACCTCCTTATACTTCTCCTCCACCCCCTCCACCTATCCTCAAATCTCCACCTCCTCCGAGGTTTACACTTCCCCCCTTATTTCCTTTTAAATCCCCGCCACCTCCATCTCCTTCTCCCCCTCCACCTATCCTCAAATCTCCACCTCCTCCGAGGTTTACACTTCCTCCTTTCTTTCCATTTAAATCCCCGCCACCTCCATCTCCTACTCCCCCTCCAAATGTCCTCAAATCTCCACCTCCTCCGAGGTTTACACTTCCTCCTTTCTTTCCATTTAAATCCCCGCCACCTCCACCTCCTACTCCCCCTCCAAATGTCCTCAAATCTCCACCTCCTCCGAGGTTTACACTTCCTCCTTTCTTTCCATTTAAATCCCCGCCACCTCCATCTCCTACTCTCCCTCCATATGTCCTAAAATCTCCACCTCCTCCGAGATTTACACTTCCTCCCTTGTTTCCCTTTAAATCCCCGCCACCTCCGAGGTTTACACTTCCTCCCTTCTTTCCCTTTAAATCCCCGCCACCTTCGAGGTTTACACTTCCTCCCTTCTTCTTTAAATCCCCGCCACCTCCGAGGTTTACACTTCCTCCCTTCTTTCCCTTTAAATCCCCGCCACCTCCGAGGTTTACACTTCCTCCCTTCTTCTTTAAATCCCCGCCACCTCCGAG GTTTACACTTCCTCCCTTCTTCTTTAAATCCCCGCCAcctccatcttcttcttcccctccaCGTACCCTGAAATCTCCACCTCCTCCATGGTTCTTTTTGCctccctttttctttaaatcccCGCCTCCTCTATCTCCATCACCTCATTCATCCAATAATTAA